A window from Centropristis striata isolate RG_2023a ecotype Rhode Island chromosome 2, C.striata_1.0, whole genome shotgun sequence encodes these proteins:
- the LOC131981524 gene encoding proline-serine-threonine phosphatase-interacting protein 1-like, whose product MTPLMFKDAFWGADFTCHAGYDAVIQRLRDGRQMCKDMEELLKMRALAEEKYGKELVTIARKAAGHTEISTLKASFELLKTQIENIGNFHIQLSDILKEEVKKIETFRERQKEQRKKFQSIMEKVQKKKVSLYKRTMESKKNYELRCREADEAEQGAEKTNVTSKNSEKVRHRAKHCRQGASEAEKLYFTNIVQLESVRQDWEETHRSTCEVFQQMEGDRISLLRCAIWDHCNHFSMQCVKDDELNEEVRKLLEQCDITTDNNFFIGMKSTGSRPPDPILFESFYQTETSRDSNGQAHFAGGGEDMMMRHSTLLSSSFNISVNSLQNSALTPFGEIDISDDGYAPLPGLQQAAPLATVSTDEDSYIVLYDYNAQEEDELSVSRGDMVQVLEQGEDGWWTAARNGQTGLLPGNYLGKV is encoded by the exons ATGACGCCTCTGATGTTTAAAGATGCTTTCTGG GGGGCAGATTTCACTTGTCACGCTGGGTATGACGCTGTCATCCAAAGGCTGCGAGATGGAAGACAAATGTGCAAAGACATGGAGGAGCTTTTAAAAATGAG GGCACTAGCAGAGGAGAAGTATGGGAAGGAGCTGGTGACTATTGCTCGCAAAGCTGCAGGACACACAGAGATCAG CACCTTAAAAGCTTCCTTTGAACTACTTAAAACAC AAATTGAGAACATCGGTAACTTTCACATCCAGCTGTCTGATATATTGAAAGAGGAGGTGAAAAAGATTGAGACATTCAGAGAGCGGCAGAAAGAGCAGAGGAAGAAG TTTCAAAGCATCATGGAGAAGGTTCAGAAGAAAAAGGTTTCTTTGTACAAGAGGACCATGGAG TCTAAAAAGAACTACGAGCTGAGATGCAGGGAGGCAGACGAGGCAGAACAGGGGGCTGAGAAGACTAATGTTACATCGAAAAACTCTGAAAAG GTACGCCACAGAGCCAAACATTGCAggcagggagccagtgaagcaG AAAAGTTGTACTTTACCAACATTGTACAGCTAGAAAGTGTCCGTCAGGACtgggaagaaacacacagaagcaCCTGTGAG GTGTTCCAGCAGATGGAAGGAGATCGCATCAGCTTGCTCAGGTGTGCTATTTGGGACCACTGCAATCATTTCTCAATGCAGTGTGTGAAAGACGATGAG TTGAATGAGGAAGTGAGGAAGCTACTGGAACAGTGTGACATCACCACGGACAACAACTTTTTCATAGGGATGAAAAGCACAGGATCGAGGCCTCCAG ACCCCATATTGTTTGAGAGCTTCTACCAGACTGAGACGTCCAGGGACAGCAACGGCCAGGCACATTTTGCAGGTGGAGGAGAAGACATGATGATGAG GCACTCTACCCTGCTCTCAAGTTCTTTTAACATCAGTGTCAATAGTCTTCAAAACTCTGCACTGACACCTTTTGGTGAGA TTGACATTTCAGATGATGGATACGCACCCCTACCAGGCCTTCAGCAAGCAGCACCACTGGCCACAGTGTCAACTGATGAAGACAGCTACATTGTACTTTATGACTATAATGCACAG GAAGAAGATGAATTGTCGGTCAGTAGAGGGGACATGGTGCAAGTGTTGGAACAAGGTGAAGATGGCTGGTGGACAGCAGCAAGGAATGGGCAGACTGGACTGCTGCCAGGAAACTATCTGGGAAAAGtctga